The Pantoea vagans genome includes a window with the following:
- a CDS encoding lysylphosphatidylglycerol synthase domain-containing protein produces MSKKHSRWQWAKKILTWLFFIAVIVLLVIYARKVNWQDVYQVIVGYNRYVVLGAAALVVVSYLTYGVYDLIGRAYCGHKLAKRQVMLVSFICYAFNLTLSTWVGGVAMRYRLYSRLGLPGGTITRIFSMSIATNWLGYILLAGVVFVAGMVPIPPRWFIGENTLRIIGAALLVLVAIYLWACTFAKKRQWTVKGQHLQLPSLRMALLQFAVSSANWLVMGAIIWLLLARQVDYPQVLGVLLISSIAGVIIHIPAGIGVLEAVFLALLAGEQVSHGTIIAALLAYRVLYFILPLLLALVLYLLLESRAKQLRQKNERKMASR; encoded by the coding sequence ATGAGCAAGAAACATTCGCGCTGGCAATGGGCCAAGAAAATCCTCACCTGGCTGTTTTTTATCGCCGTGATTGTGCTGCTGGTGATTTACGCGCGCAAAGTGAACTGGCAAGACGTCTATCAGGTGATTGTGGGTTATAACCGCTACGTAGTGTTGGGTGCCGCCGCGCTGGTGGTGGTCAGCTATCTCACCTATGGCGTCTATGATTTGATTGGTCGTGCCTACTGCGGGCACAAACTGGCCAAACGTCAGGTGATGCTGGTGTCGTTTATCTGTTACGCCTTTAACCTGACGCTGAGCACCTGGGTGGGTGGCGTGGCGATGCGCTATCGGCTTTATTCACGCCTGGGACTGCCCGGCGGCACTATCACCCGCATCTTTTCCATGAGCATTGCGACTAACTGGCTGGGCTATATCTTACTGGCTGGGGTGGTGTTTGTGGCGGGGATGGTGCCGATTCCGCCGCGTTGGTTTATCGGCGAAAACACGCTGCGCATTATTGGTGCAGCGCTGTTAGTGCTGGTCGCTATTTATTTATGGGCCTGTACCTTTGCGAAAAAGCGCCAGTGGACGGTGAAAGGTCAGCATCTGCAACTGCCGTCACTGCGCATGGCGTTGTTGCAGTTTGCGGTCTCCAGCGCCAACTGGCTGGTGATGGGGGCGATCATCTGGCTCTTGCTGGCACGTCAGGTGGATTATCCGCAGGTGCTGGGCGTGTTGCTGATCAGCAGTATCGCTGGGGTGATCATTCATATTCCCGCTGGGATCGGCGTGCTGGAAGCGGTGTTTCTTGCGCTGCTGGCAGGGGAACAGGTTTCGCACGGCACGATTATCGCCGCGCTACTGGCTTATCGCGTGCTGTACTTTATTTTACCGCTGTTGCTGGCGTTGGTGTTGTATTTGCTGCTGGAGAGCCGAGCGAAGCAATTGCGGCAGAAGAATGAGCGCAAAATGGCTTCACGATAA
- a CDS encoding Bax inhibitor-1 family protein yields the protein MDRYPRNDSIVQQASTGLQTYMAQVYGWMTCGLLLTAFVSWFAARTPAVMELVFANRITFFGLIIVQLAVVFVLSGMVHRLSSTLATGLFMLYSALTGLTLASIFLVYTYSSIASTFFVTAGMFGAMSFYGYTTKRDLSRFGSLLFMALIGIVLASLVNFWLKSPALMWAITYIGVVVFVGLTAYDTQKLKSIGESINVNDKENLRRYSIMGALTLYLDFINLFLMLLRIFGNRR from the coding sequence ATGGACCGATATCCACGTAATGATTCAATCGTGCAGCAGGCATCAACCGGGCTGCAAACCTATATGGCGCAGGTCTATGGCTGGATGACCTGCGGCTTACTGCTGACGGCCTTTGTGTCATGGTTTGCTGCGCGTACGCCTGCCGTTATGGAGCTGGTGTTTGCTAACCGTATCACCTTCTTTGGGCTGATTATTGTGCAGTTGGCAGTGGTGTTTGTGCTGTCAGGCATGGTGCATCGCCTGAGCAGTACGCTCGCGACCGGGCTGTTTATGCTCTATTCCGCGCTGACCGGATTGACGCTGGCGAGTATCTTCCTCGTCTATACCTATTCTTCCATTGCCAGCACTTTCTTTGTGACGGCAGGGATGTTCGGCGCAATGAGCTTCTACGGTTACACCACCAAGCGTGACCTGAGCCGTTTCGGCAGCTTGCTGTTTATGGCGCTGATCGGGATTGTGCTGGCGTCACTGGTGAACTTCTGGCTGAAAAGTCCGGCGCTGATGTGGGCCATTACCTATATCGGTGTGGTGGTGTTTGTCGGTCTGACCGCCTATGACACGCAGAAGCTGAAATCGATTGGCGAGAGCATTAACGTCAACGATAAAGAGAATCTGCGCCGCTACTCGATTATGGGTGCGCTGACGCTGTATCTCGACTTCATCAACCTGTTCCTGATGCTGCTGCGCATTTTCGGTAACCGTCGGTAA
- a CDS encoding DUF1615 domain-containing protein — protein MNTTKMLKGAALLTALVLAGCSSKKEPQAPARQPADVKSQIQQLLPSDVKQKSAWADDIYTAFRVQQIDPSVSNVCAVIAVADQESNFNADAPVPGLPKIAWGEIDRRTAKVHVPAFLVRTALLIKSPTGESYAARLDKVRSEKELSAIFDDFIDMVPMGQKLFGNLNPIHTGGPMQVSIEFAEAHAKGYPYPIDGSIRREVFTRRGGIYFGTLHLLGYPADYSQPLYRFADFNAGWYASRNAAFQAAVARASGIKLALDGDLIMYGSEQAGSTELAVRTLSKQLDMSNREIRRDLEKGDTESFSSSTLWKQTFILADKMAGKRLPREMLPGIKLESPKITRNLTTAWFAQRVDGRYQQCLTRR, from the coding sequence ATGAACACCACTAAAATGCTGAAAGGCGCAGCGCTGCTTACCGCGCTGGTGTTGGCGGGATGTAGTAGCAAAAAAGAACCGCAGGCACCGGCACGTCAGCCGGCCGACGTTAAAAGCCAAATCCAACAGTTGCTGCCCAGTGACGTGAAGCAAAAAAGCGCCTGGGCGGATGACATCTACACCGCCTTTCGCGTGCAGCAGATCGATCCCAGCGTCAGCAATGTCTGTGCGGTGATCGCCGTCGCCGATCAGGAATCCAATTTTAATGCCGATGCACCAGTGCCGGGTTTGCCGAAAATCGCCTGGGGTGAAATCGATCGCCGTACCGCGAAAGTGCATGTTCCCGCCTTTTTAGTGCGTACCGCCTTACTGATCAAATCCCCCACCGGCGAAAGCTACGCGGCACGCCTGGACAAAGTGCGCAGTGAGAAAGAGCTGAGTGCCATTTTTGATGATTTCATCGATATGGTGCCGATGGGGCAGAAGCTGTTCGGCAATCTGAATCCGATTCACACCGGTGGGCCGATGCAGGTCAGCATTGAATTTGCCGAAGCGCACGCCAAGGGCTATCCGTATCCGATTGACGGCTCCATCCGTCGTGAAGTGTTTACCCGCCGTGGCGGTATCTACTTCGGCACCTTACATCTGCTGGGGTATCCGGCAGATTACAGCCAGCCGCTGTATCGCTTTGCCGATTTCAATGCCGGATGGTACGCCAGCCGCAATGCCGCCTTCCAGGCCGCCGTGGCGCGTGCCAGTGGGATAAAGCTGGCGCTGGATGGCGATTTGATTATGTATGGCAGCGAGCAAGCCGGTTCGACCGAATTAGCAGTGCGCACGCTGAGTAAGCAGCTGGATATGAGTAACCGCGAAATCCGCCGCGATCTGGAGAAGGGCGACACCGAAAGCTTCAGCAGCAGCACTTTGTGGAAGCAGACGTTTATTCTGGCCGACAAAATGGCGGGCAAACGTCTGCCGCGTGAGATGCTGCCGGGCATAAAACTGGAGAGCCCAAAAATCACCCGCAACCTGACCACCGCGTGGTTTGCGCAGCGCGTTGATGGCCGATATCAACAGTGCTTGACGCGCCGTTGA